From Fundulus heteroclitus isolate FHET01 chromosome 14, MU-UCD_Fhet_4.1, whole genome shotgun sequence, the proteins below share one genomic window:
- the ankrd46b gene encoding ankyrin repeat domain-containing protein 46, whose amino-acid sequence MSYVFINDSSQTSVPLLQACIDGDLPFPKRLLETGCDPNIRDNRGRTGLHLAAARGNVEICRLLHKFGADLLATDYQGNTALHLCGHVDTIQFLVSNGLKIDICNHNGSTPLVLAKRRGVNKDAIRLLEGLEEQEVKGFNRGAHSKLETMQMADSESAMESHSLLNPNLQSSEGVLSSFRTTWQEFVEDLGFWRVFLLLVVIALLSLGIAYYVSGVLPFSSSQLELVH is encoded by the exons ATGTCCTATGTCTTCATCAATGACTCGTCGCAGACCAGCGTGCCGCTGCTGCAGGCCTGCATCGACGGAGACCTGCCGTTCCCCAAGAGGCTCCTGGAGACGGGCTGCGACCCCAACATCCGGGACAACCGCGGCCGCACCGGCCTCCACCTAGCTGCCGCCCGCGGCAACGTGGAAATATGCCGCCTCCTGCACAAGTTCGGCGCCGATCTGCTGGCGACAGACTACCAAGGGAATACGGCGCTGCATCTGTGCGGCCACGTGGACACTATACAGTTCCTGGTGTCCAACGGGTTAAAGATCGACATCTG TAACCACAATGGGTCAACTCCTCTGGTTCTGGCAAAAAGACGGGGCGTCAACAAGGACGCCATTCGCCTTCTGGAGGGTCTGGAGGAGCAGGAAGTGAAAGGCTTCAACAGAGGAGCCCACTCCAAGCTGGAGACCATGCAGATGGCCGACAGTGAGAG tGCGATGGAGAGTCACTCGTTGCTCAACCCCAACCTGCAGAGCAGCGAGGGTGTCCTGTCCAGCTTCCGCACCACCTGGCAGGAGTTTGTGGAGGACCTGGGCTTTTGGAGGGTcttcctgctgctggtggtcatCGCCCTCCTCTCCCTCGGCATCGCCTACTACGTCAGCGGCGTGCTGCCTTTCTCCAGCAGCCAGCTGGAGTTGGTTCACTGA